In the genome of Aricia agestis chromosome 4, ilAriAges1.1, whole genome shotgun sequence, the window TCTTTGAGTTAATATATCcagtaaaattgttatttactaAAGATGATTCCATTATGTTCTTAAGATCGTTTTGAAGCAATTCCAACTCCTTTTTTGTTGCATAGATATCAGCAAATCTATTTATCTCCTCTCGCATCAACACTTGGTTTTTGAGTATCTGCGTAACATCCACATGGTCGAACAAGACGGGTGGGAGTTTTTGTAAATCTCTCGCCACAAATATCGGTAGGTTCTCAGGATCGTATTCTTTTAAAGTAGAAATGACATCATCAATTTCACGACTCTTTTTTCCATCGCGCCTACGAGATTTCATAGTTTTCGACAACGACTCGTACAGCAGCCGTTTTGCGTTGCTTATGTCACTTTCCGAAAAGGCAGTTACACAAATACGACTAATGCTTTCTTCATCCATTATGTCGATTTTATTGCAGATAAAAGCAAGCACTTCGTTAATCACTATGTTGCACGTAgaacatttcactagattagaCATTTTAACGTTTATGTCACGTGTCGTCAATGGTAgccgccccgcttgacgcacatttcagctgctaaagtgttataaaggctgttatttttaatgttgtaatctcgtactatggcctttcgagttacttgctattagattcactagatagttcatcagaagatcatttggattgtaattttgatgcgcgcattgttgCATATTGTTgcaaaaacagaacgatgtggattgaagatatttgattgaaaatataggctctgggaaacagactgcctgcagtacctgctgtgaagtgctgtgctaaggtggcaagtggcaacactgtgtgtatctgtctatcatacacatataatataatcacagaaatttttgaacaccctatgaagagaagagatgtatcgtaatatacagaaatatattgagatgtattgagatgtatttagatgtatcaaaatataaatgtatattttcatataactcggtatcttaagatacgaagatgtaaaaatatacattatagctgcggtctcctgacgatttctatagaaagatgtattgagatgtatcgagatatattgtgctataatatacatctttacctgctctgtgtgtgacaagcttaagtgtttagtgactactgagtactgactagTACGGTTTTTATGTACCAATGGTCATTACTGCGAGATTCAGCgacactaataaaataatatttgtcacTGTCAACTGTCAAGAGACATTTGACAATTTCGCAtaaccataaaataaattattaaaatatttttgtattgaatttgaatttgatgaaaacaaataaaaaatataatacgacACATTTAAAATCCATATAAGTGTAATacagaataataataagtaggtttttatacttattattagcggcataaaaatgttagttactcCTACTATTTTCAAAACAAATCGGCGACTGCTGAGGCTTCTACTAAGATATCAGCATAAATTAAAGAAGCCTATTGATGAAAAACCCTCAAGCCCCATATCTCAAGAAGTCAAAAACTATTTGGAAAGTTCGGAAGATTATAAGGAGATTTTGGACAAAATACCAAAACACCTTTTGAAAAAGTATAAAGCCCCTGAAACAatgtatttaataaacaaaaaaacagcAGCACAGATAGTtagcaatataaataataagataGAGAAAAATTCTCCCATTGTAGAAGTAAATCCAGGTTTTGGCTACCTGACTAAAGAGTTATTGAGTGCACACAACAATAACTTATTTCTGTATGAGGTTTCAAATCACTTTACTAAAGGACTTGAGGTTAGTATAAACTTTGTCTGTActaattttacaaaaaggaaGGATTACTTAGTTTGTTTTCTTCAAGTACTTGTAGTATATGGAGGCATTGATATAGAGCAGACCATTTAGGATATAGGCTTTGGTTATATAATACCTCTATCATatgaatcgcagacacaataaatattcaattgttatgcggctcccaggtgccgcttgggagttgatgggaTAATTGGAAATGAATGTTTACTTTATTAACATAAGTACAGCAGCAGCTTAAAACAAACATTAACAATATCTAAGTTCAAATCCTATGTTCACCCACGGAGGTTCATAAAAATCTAGGCATACCCACCATAAAAGaggtgatttattttttatttatagccTTTATTTTCAGACTTGTTGGATTTTTCTTTCAGCTTAACCTGCTAGAGTCTTAACCCGCTGACTCTAGCGGGTCAGTAGTACCATATACTCGGTCTGTTTGCCctttggcaaaggcctcccccattTCTTTCCATTCTGTTCTGTTTAGCACTGTCCTTGTCCAAGTTTTTCCTGCTGTCATTCTTATTTCATCTTCCCACCTCCGGAACTgccttcctctatttcttttacCATTTCTTGGGTACCAGTACACTATGTTTTTGGTCCATTTTTCAGTGTCTCCTATTATGTGACCAGTTCACTTCCATTTTAATGAAGAGCAGATACTGAGGTCCgaagaaaaatacaaaaaaaggcTGGAGGTCCACCCGAATGCTTTAGCTTCTGGCCTTGAAAGTCGTAATTATAACAAAAGGaaggatatattttaaatgaaagaacaatataatatagtgaACCATGagtaaataggctatctacagTGGTAGAAGCACTCTACCTGCCATGCATAGTACATCCCACCTACTTATAGTTAAATACTGATTACAGAttagaagaaaaagaaaaaaaatcctatgtttacttgaattttttttacagGAAATTCAAGCCAGCCACCCTGAAAGAGTGTCATTTAAGTTGGATGATTTCTTTGGAATGTGGAAACTAGCATTTCAGGACAAAATGGATGATGGAAATAGAATCAGCGACCTCCTGGGAGACTTGGCTACAGATGATAAGGGTACAATAGCAGTGTAATCTTTAATGAGATTGATAATGGGAATTATTTTAAGTATCTGTTAAATGTTTATTctatttgttatataatttaaaccaAAGTAGTgtcattataaatttttaaccgAGTTTAGTAAAATATATACAGTGCGAAGAACCTAGgcacttacatttttatttaaactgacCATTCTATACTAGTAAAGTGGGATAATGATACAGgtgtaaatttaaataatacctAAAATTCATgtgttatttttagggttccgtatccaaagggtaaaaacgggaccctattactgagacttcgatgtctgtctgtctaggccgtatctcaagaaccgctatagctagacttctgaaatcttcacagattgggtatttctgttgccgctatagcaacaaatactaaaaaaaaatatttaagagggcgactaaccccaaaaatcaaacatcatccttctctcttcatactacgcccgtctttcaggtgaaaaagaacgacgcggatttttatccaaattagttttttctcaataattcgataaatatacaacattttaaaaatccgctaggtcgatctctcaatgatagaattttatacaatgtgttaaaatattaacttagttcaatgcacggttatggcaataaatgaaaaattcgtgaaaattagatgcatctttgtgattttttttctatcgagaattttaagatatcgtgtttttgctcagattgaattctcggaaatataatgtagtgtctaattttagaaaataaaacaattcggggcttattttcaagtataaaaatgaattataaaatcgatactttagggttagtcgcccccttaaggtggagtcccatacaacaaacatgatttttttggccttttttgctggcAATGAATactggcaataggtaggcacttgaaatatgtaatcacaaaatccttaattacacaatacatataaataatattggagtgtctgtaatattaaaagaaccCTTTTTTACtatatgcatatgaatctatatacgatacatacaccaaaacaacattttttaaaaattatgtctgtatttttttaaaaattatgtctgtctgtttgttccggctaatctctgaaacggctggagctattttgccgggacttttttggtagatagctgatgtagtatgGTGtaactactttttaaccgacttgcaaaaaggtggaggttatattttacttttttcatatttgtttgcGGACTATccatatttgttattttattatactatatgttgatgcggacgaagtcgcggacaacagctagttaataataaaatttgaataaaataaatatcccatacaaaaacactgtttttgccaactttaacggtatggaacctttcttgcgcgagtccgacgcgcacttgaccgattttttcaTTTACACAATGAGTAAGCCTTAGTAAAaccaataatttatattttcagatAGAAAGTTGAGTATTGTGGGCGCGATGCCAAGTCTGTCGTTTGTGAAGCATTTGATCAACACAATAGTGTTCCACAACACCACAAGTCAGCTTGGCAAACCTGACCTGTTTATTGTGATGCCAGGACAACATTACGAGGTAATTAATCtgtagtctatactaatattataaagcggaagagtttgtttgtttgaaagcgctaatctcaagaactactggtccgattagaaaaattatCTCAGTGtgagatagcccatttatcgaggaaggatataggctatattttatcacgctaagactaataggagcgaagaaatagaggaaaatgtgaaaaaaaacggggaaaaaatCACATActagtaaaattaattttaatatataaactTTCAATTGGGGAATATAAGTTTGGAGACTAATGTTaaacttaataaattaaattaattaaacttaatatttactttttttccaataaagtttttatttgttagaTATATTTGCTGTGTGCTAAATCAATTTTGATAAGGTAAAGAAATACAATAATGACATAAGCAAATTTTTGCCTGTAGTTATGTTAGCAGTTTttctcaaaataaattaataatagtttttatcttTTTCAGTTTCTGACAGATGCGACAATACAACTGAGTAAACATAAGTCAGTGCCAGCTCTGTTCCAACTTCTGTTTGACTTCACAGTGCTGGACAAAGTACCCAAGGTGCATTTCCTGCCGTGGACACACAGTACAGctacaaaaaaatcaaatgtgGTATGTTTCTACTATATACTTTGTAGCAATATCTACCCCTTTACTGTGATCCACTCTGTATACAGATGTTTCAGTGAGACAATATTTACCTCTCTCTGTTGAGTTTGAAAGGCCGATTATATATGAAACAGCAGTAGGCGACACTACACGGCCGAATACTCTTTATGTGAAATTGTATGAGCTTAGCCACAATAAGGAGCAACGGAACTACACAAAGTGTGAAGTGGACCCTGAAGTATCGCGTCGCTCCACTGCAGCCTATAATCATAGtctttatttgaaataatatggTGTGTACATTAAGATGATACAATATGATATAAGTGTCTCACATGTTATTAATCGACGTGCAAATATTTAATGACCATGTTGTCAAGTTAATATCAAATTTACTGAATTTATATCATTCTTAGTTAAAATTAAGTCAAGgtatcataattaataattgttaattccatcgagccggttcgatgcgagccttcgagttgtgaattttgcggtccacacagtaattattactcgatttggcgTAAAACTATCGAAaaaaaaccgtatgtgagtacctacttagcaataaagttattattatattataaatattataataaagatattagttaaaatacttacatataagtcagtatttaaatgtaaatttattacatcgtcatattttaatagttaatggaattaaataaaaatgttattttggtcggccaaattacaattaattaaaataggttaattatattaaatgtcAAAAGGAATTGAAAATTACCGAAGTACatatacataataaacaataattacacaAGAAATTCTGAATTATCAATTAATAATAGCAGGGACACAATTTTTAAcctaaacaaaacattttttcattttGTCTTTGTTCAAAGTGTCGctcactgccgcactcagagtgaaaCATCATCAATTACTTAaattgtacttaatttaaaatgttgacATTAGCCCAACACATTATCTggcaaactcttcatttaattgaaggttaataaataatagtaatgacagagtagacagaatgatatataataatgaaatgtctctgagtacggcgcgTTATcgccttaaggcggggattaatctcaatccaaaactataactttgcacacaaccaaagaccaagcgtatacgcatcgcaataagattcattttagcttagcataaaactgaagtcactcgagcggattttctctatttttcatgtttttttaaaatatctttggaaataaactaagaaacaaaattgttcggttaaagaatttttagtatagatttactaacaatttattcaaataaaatgtataattatcctagttaatacttatatttcgatgaaatagatttttatcggaggtgagtttgtaaattaattacagccaaagtattaagttttattaaaatgtttatggtttaaggtatttaaatattgtgctttatacctcatattttttaaaacttcgttattatattggaactagataaaccggaagtcgcggaataacaaattggggtttatcctcgccttaagagtccgggtgccatcgaaattctcatacaaacgtaataccaagatcatttcccatacgagaatatccattctccatactaatattataaatgcgaaagtgtgtctgtctgtctgtctgttacctcttcacgcccaaaccgctgaaccgattttgctgaaatttggcatgaagatactttgagaaccgggaaaggacatatgatacttttatcctggaaaaattcccggttcccgcgcgataaacgagttttggcgcaacgtatggtaaatattctcgtataagaaatgatcttggtattacgtttgtatgagaatttctatggcacccggactctcgAACTTTTTGTAAAATCTCCTTTAAGTAGCGATGAAAAATTTTCAGATAGACGAGAATTGCATGTATCTCGTGAATATAAAGCTGAAGGACACCCTGCCCTGCCCGCCGCACCACCTGCCGCTGCTGTGGTACTTCTTCAAGCCGCACACCTTCTCCAATTCTACCAGAGTTATACCGAAACTCGAGTAAGTGTTCATTGATTACGGC includes:
- the LOC121726555 gene encoding dimethyladenosine transferase 2, mitochondrial — protein: MLVTPTIFKTNRRLLRLLLRYQHKLKKPIDEKPSSPISQEVKNYLESSEDYKEILDKIPKHLLKKYKAPETMYLINKKTAAQIVSNINNKIEKNSPIVEVNPGFGYLTKELLSAHNNNLFLYEVSNHFTKGLEEIQASHPERVSFKLDDFFGMWKLAFQDKMDDGNRISDLLGDLATDDKDRKLSIVGAMPSLSFVKHLINTIVFHNTTSQLGKPDLFIVMPGQHYEFLTDATIQLSKHKSVPALFQLLFDFTVLDKVPKVHFLPWTHSTATKKSNVIDENCMYLVNIKLKDTLPCPPHHLPLLWYFFKPHTFSNSTRVIPKLEQWIPGCGVRLITGQEPPADLTPAPAPLPHMNIFTQFSDLTLHHKLTVFRRFVSWPEFEQCGFRSAMENSLPKFATQLDDERAPHLDDVDEELDDV